From the Desulfarculaceae bacterium genome, one window contains:
- a CDS encoding AraC family transcriptional regulator, whose product MLWNVAVTLSESSEWHSHDIFEFVLCHAGSGLVVTDQQCIGLVGRRSILLTPQVRHRFVFRRGESADLKIICLTPLDMGVHLAPAQTSALQRMNQAGVTFTDHPDLWDRLSEVLEMIPEGLHCEDQGELQMAWGALALLLAGHQQGQCITEEAPKAARHLNAIQNVCEWIEAHLDQKADLDELASRFGLSRSLLTREFRRHTGTSVVDYLNTHRLQKVGALLAASDKSIAEAAFECGFSSLTNFYRRFKVLYGVTPVEFRKFVENTPSLNRGNLP is encoded by the coding sequence ATGCTTTGGAACGTTGCCGTCACACTTTCAGAGTCTTCAGAATGGCACTCCCACGATATTTTTGAATTCGTGTTGTGCCACGCCGGATCGGGACTCGTCGTAACGGACCAGCAGTGCATAGGGCTGGTGGGCCGGCGGAGTATCCTCTTGACCCCGCAGGTTCGGCACCGGTTTGTTTTCAGAAGAGGAGAGTCCGCTGACCTGAAAATCATATGTCTGACCCCCTTGGATATGGGGGTCCACCTTGCCCCCGCCCAAACCTCCGCCCTTCAAAGAATGAATCAGGCCGGTGTTACCTTCACGGATCACCCGGATCTCTGGGACCGTTTAAGCGAGGTGCTTGAAATGATCCCGGAAGGCCTGCACTGCGAAGATCAGGGCGAGTTACAGATGGCATGGGGAGCTTTGGCGTTATTACTCGCCGGACACCAGCAGGGCCAGTGCATCACGGAGGAAGCTCCAAAAGCTGCCCGTCACCTGAACGCAATTCAAAATGTCTGCGAGTGGATTGAGGCGCATCTTGACCAAAAGGCTGATCTTGATGAGCTCGCATCACGTTTCGGGCTGTCCCGCAGTCTGCTGACCCGCGAGTTCCGGAGGCATACTGGTACCAGCGTGGTTGATTACCTAAACACACACCGGCTTCAGAAGGTGGGGGCGCTACTTGCCGCAAGCGACAAGAGCATCGCGGAAGCGGCATTTGAATGCGGTTTCTCGAGCCTGACGAATTTTTACCGGAGATTCAAGGTTCTCTACGGCGTAACGCCCGTTGAGTTCCGGAAGTTCGTCGAAAACACTCCATCGCTAAATAGAGGAAATTTGCCTTAG
- a CDS encoding pyridoxal phosphate-dependent aminotransferase — MPVASKIAEFINRSSWIRAMFEAGAKLKAEKGAENVFDFSLGNPNIEPPERFYEVIGRLAVDRSPGRHAYMPNAGYPGVRVKVADYLSRQHGPSFSENEIIMTVGAAGALNITLKAIVDPGAEVVVPTPYFVEYDFYLDNHGGTVKRVPTTDSFDLDVEAIADAISDKTCAVLINNPNNPTGAVYSKATIDALAAMLSAKSQELGKAIYLISDEPYSQIVYDGLEVPSIFAAYPHSIVVTSFSKNLSLPGERIGFAAVHPEIADKGLLLGGMTLANRILGYVNAPGIMQMAVAELLEDAAEVAQYAKKRELILDVLDQAGFDYVRPGGAFYVFPKSPDPDDVAFCKVAQEENILLVPGSGFMGPGYFRIAYCCDDATITNSLEAFKRVRARFA, encoded by the coding sequence ATGCCGGTAGCCAGTAAGATCGCTGAGTTCATCAACCGCTCCAGTTGGATTCGGGCCATGTTCGAGGCCGGGGCCAAGCTCAAGGCCGAAAAAGGGGCCGAGAACGTTTTCGACTTCTCCCTGGGCAACCCCAACATCGAGCCGCCCGAAAGGTTCTACGAGGTGATCGGGCGCCTGGCCGTCGACCGCTCGCCGGGCCGCCACGCCTACATGCCCAACGCGGGCTACCCCGGGGTGCGGGTCAAGGTGGCCGACTACCTCAGCCGCCAGCACGGTCCCTCCTTCAGCGAGAACGAAATCATCATGACCGTGGGCGCGGCGGGTGCCCTGAACATCACCCTCAAGGCCATCGTGGACCCCGGGGCCGAGGTGGTGGTGCCCACTCCCTACTTCGTGGAGTACGATTTCTACCTGGACAACCACGGCGGCACGGTGAAGCGGGTGCCCACCACCGACAGCTTCGACTTGGACGTGGAGGCCATCGCCGACGCCATCAGCGATAAGACCTGCGCGGTGCTGATCAACAACCCCAACAACCCCACCGGCGCGGTCTACTCCAAGGCCACCATCGACGCCTTGGCCGCCATGCTCAGCGCCAAGAGCCAGGAGTTGGGCAAGGCCATCTACCTGATCAGCGACGAGCCCTACAGCCAGATCGTATACGACGGCCTGGAGGTGCCCAGCATCTTCGCGGCCTATCCCCACAGCATCGTGGTTACCAGCTTCAGCAAGAACCTGTCCCTGCCCGGCGAGCGCATCGGCTTCGCGGCGGTGCACCCGGAGATCGCGGACAAGGGCCTGCTGCTCGGCGGCATGACCCTGGCCAACCGCATCCTGGGTTACGTGAACGCCCCGGGCATCATGCAGATGGCCGTGGCCGAGCTGCTGGAGGACGCCGCCGAGGTGGCCCAGTACGCCAAGAAGCGTGAGCTGATCCTGGACGTGCTGGACCAGGCGGGCTTTGACTACGTGCGGCCGGGCGGGGCCTTTTACGTGTTCCCCAAGAGCCCGGACCCGGACGACGTGGCCTTCTGCAAGGTGGCCCAAGAGGAGAACATTCTCTTGGTGCCGGGCTCGGGCTTCATGGGGCCGGGCTACTTCCGCATCGCCTACTGCTGCGACGACGCTACCATCACCAACTCGCTGGAGGCCTTCAAGCGGGTGCGGGCGCGTTTCGCCTAG
- a CDS encoding MiaB/RimO family radical SAM methylthiotransferase, whose amino-acid sequence MNRFVITSLGCKVNQAEAASLASGLEAQGWQRAEGEQAADLVVLMTCSVTGTAARQSRQMARRLIRSHPGARVTATGCDVQADPASYDEAGCLVLGRSRLAELVHDAETQGDTTPAPPDAGTFCPGVQLPGPKRTRGLLKVQDGCDARCAYCIVPDTRGRPRSLPLEQAAEAMAQLGAAGAPEVVLTGIHLGRWGQDLTPRRELTELLEALLAAHPGPRLRLSSLESEELTDGVLALAGREERICPHFHLPLQTGSAKLLKAMGRPYGPEQYAERVHAARAAMPGACLGADVLVGLPGEDDAEFTATRELIAALPISYLHVFPYSPRPGTPAASMPDHPAPEAVKERASILRDLGAAKRLAYYQAQVGRTLNVVMEGSGLGRAGNYCLARLDPAPPAGTVLRTVITACAEEGGQPVLLASPA is encoded by the coding sequence ATGAACAGGTTCGTCATAACCAGCCTGGGCTGCAAGGTCAACCAAGCCGAAGCCGCCTCTCTGGCCTCCGGCCTGGAGGCCCAGGGCTGGCAGCGGGCCGAGGGCGAGCAGGCGGCTGACCTGGTAGTCCTCATGACCTGCTCGGTGACCGGCACCGCCGCCCGCCAGTCCCGCCAGATGGCCCGGCGGCTGATCCGCTCGCACCCCGGCGCGCGGGTGACAGCCACTGGCTGCGACGTGCAGGCCGACCCGGCTTCTTACGACGAGGCGGGCTGCCTGGTGCTGGGCCGCTCCCGCCTGGCCGAGCTGGTGCACGACGCCGAAACCCAAGGCGACACTACCCCTGCCCCGCCCGATGCGGGCACTTTCTGCCCGGGGGTGCAGCTCCCCGGCCCGAAGCGCACCCGGGGGCTCTTGAAAGTGCAGGACGGCTGTGACGCGCGCTGCGCCTATTGCATCGTGCCCGACACCAGGGGCCGACCCCGCAGCTTGCCCCTGGAGCAAGCAGCCGAGGCCATGGCCCAGCTGGGCGCGGCCGGGGCTCCGGAGGTGGTGCTCACCGGCATCCACTTGGGCCGCTGGGGCCAAGACCTCACCCCCCGCCGCGAGCTGACCGAGCTGCTGGAGGCCCTGCTGGCCGCCCACCCCGGCCCGCGCCTGCGCCTGTCTTCCCTGGAGTCCGAAGAGCTCACCGACGGCGTGCTGGCCTTGGCCGGGCGCGAGGAGCGCATCTGCCCCCACTTCCATCTGCCCTTGCAGACCGGCAGCGCCAAGCTTTTAAAGGCCATGGGCCGCCCTTACGGCCCGGAGCAGTACGCCGAGCGGGTGCACGCCGCGCGCGCGGCCATGCCCGGCGCTTGTCTGGGCGCTGACGTGCTGGTGGGCCTGCCCGGCGAGGACGATGCCGAATTCACGGCCACCCGCGAGCTTATCGCCGCCCTGCCTATCAGCTATCTGCACGTGTTCCCCTACTCCCCCCGCCCCGGCACTCCGGCCGCATCCATGCCGGATCACCCCGCGCCCGAGGCGGTCAAGGAGCGGGCCTCGATCCTGCGCGACCTGGGCGCGGCCAAGCGCCTGGCCTATTACCAGGCCCAGGTGGGCCGCACCCTAAATGTGGTCATGGAGGGCTCGGGCCTGGGCCGGGCGGGCAATTACTGTTTGGCTCGCCTCGACCCGGCTCCCCCGGCGGGCACGGTGCTGCGTACCGTGATCACCGCCTGCGCGGAAGAAGGCGGCCAGCCGGTGCTTTTGGCAAGCCCCGCCTAA
- a CDS encoding tetratricopeptide repeat protein, with protein sequence MSPLARVLIGLLLAVGLLAAAAGLSLAQDGPAKPAADNGPRLEWVEVSIGGLPLKVRAGGVATLHPDAPFRVLGAKSDSWLDLGLSYRLASFPELDLNHYHTAAKLLGPRIYETPALKLEVLKSGEPIGAVTLLVRLLPIDWLRRAKAAESLDDKITYTERALELTPDDPLLIERLADLYSEAARYPQAAELLAGHAKSEKDPRWLERLALLYERMGQNEQAAAALSKLAAVRPGDTALLERLASLYEDLARWEEAAVLLERLAEAQKGTDRAASLARLSIAQQKAGQAELALGNLEKAVRADPGQPDYWQELARLRGEAGDKEGERQALARASTLSPKDRELHLALSQAYLSAGDKRGAIKETELVSQLSPEDPAPLMALIKLYQEMGWRKSLARTYERLNKLKPTDPDLSFNLAVLAFEEGKFARCLELLEPVSSARPGDPEVLELKLRSLLGLKRWDQAVALAPELLAKKPHDLNLWLAVLGAMSDPAPEQTGELLDKVMELNPKSAELWQFKAALALEREEPGPAIEALAQAVELAPKDLKLKFQLAGLLESQSRDAEALKLYEAILDADPAYPQAEERYLSLRTRQLGHKNQAPAKP encoded by the coding sequence ATGAGTCCCCTCGCCAGGGTTCTCATAGGGCTGCTCTTGGCCGTGGGCCTTTTGGCCGCCGCCGCGGGGCTGTCCCTCGCCCAAGACGGTCCCGCCAAGCCCGCCGCTGACAATGGCCCCCGTTTAGAGTGGGTGGAGGTGTCCATCGGCGGGCTGCCCCTCAAGGTGCGCGCCGGCGGGGTGGCCACCCTGCATCCCGACGCGCCCTTCCGGGTCCTAGGGGCCAAGAGCGACTCTTGGTTGGACCTGGGCCTTTCCTACCGCCTGGCCTCCTTCCCCGAGCTAGACCTGAACCACTACCACACCGCGGCCAAGCTCCTGGGCCCGCGCATCTACGAAACCCCGGCCCTCAAGCTGGAGGTGCTCAAGAGCGGCGAGCCCATCGGCGCGGTGACCCTTTTGGTGCGCCTGCTGCCCATCGACTGGCTGCGCCGGGCCAAGGCGGCCGAGAGCCTGGACGACAAGATCACCTACACCGAGCGCGCCCTGGAGCTGACCCCGGATGATCCCCTGCTCATCGAGCGCCTGGCCGACCTCTACAGCGAGGCGGCGCGCTATCCCCAGGCGGCCGAGCTTTTGGCCGGCCACGCCAAGAGCGAGAAGGACCCCCGCTGGCTGGAGCGCCTGGCTTTGCTCTATGAGCGCATGGGACAAAACGAGCAGGCCGCCGCCGCCCTGAGCAAGCTGGCCGCCGTGCGGCCGGGCGACACCGCGCTCCTGGAGCGCCTGGCCTCGCTTTACGAAGACCTGGCCCGCTGGGAAGAGGCGGCCGTGTTGCTGGAGCGCCTGGCCGAGGCCCAGAAAGGGACCGACCGTGCGGCCAGCCTGGCCCGGCTCTCCATAGCGCAGCAAAAGGCGGGGCAGGCCGAGCTGGCCCTCGGCAACCTGGAAAAGGCGGTGCGCGCGGACCCCGGCCAGCCGGACTATTGGCAGGAGCTGGCCCGGCTGCGCGGCGAGGCGGGCGACAAGGAAGGCGAGCGCCAGGCCTTGGCCCGCGCTTCCACCCTCTCTCCCAAGGACCGCGAACTGCACCTGGCCCTTAGCCAGGCCTACCTAAGCGCCGGTGACAAGCGCGGAGCCATCAAGGAGACGGAGCTGGTGTCACAGCTCTCTCCCGAGGACCCGGCCCCGCTCATGGCCCTGATCAAGCTCTACCAGGAAATGGGCTGGCGCAAGTCCCTGGCCCGCACCTACGAGCGCCTGAACAAGCTAAAGCCCACTGATCCGGACTTGAGCTTCAACCTGGCGGTGCTGGCCTTTGAAGAAGGCAAGTTCGCCCGCTGTTTGGAACTGCTGGAGCCGGTGAGCTCAGCCCGGCCGGGCGACCCCGAGGTGCTGGAGCTTAAACTGCGCTCTCTGCTGGGCCTAAAGCGCTGGGACCAGGCCGTGGCCCTGGCCCCGGAACTCTTGGCCAAAAAACCCCACGACCTGAACCTGTGGCTTGCCGTGCTGGGCGCCATGAGCGATCCCGCGCCCGAGCAGACCGGCGAGCTCCTGGACAAGGTGATGGAGCTCAACCCCAAGAGCGCCGAGCTGTGGCAGTTCAAGGCCGCCCTGGCCCTGGAGCGCGAGGAGCCGGGCCCGGCCATCGAAGCCCTGGCCCAGGCGGTGGAGCTGGCCCCCAAGGACCTGAAGCTCAAGTTCCAGCTGGCCGGGCTGCTGGAATCCCAGAGCCGCGACGCCGAGGCGCTCAAACTCTACGAGGCCATCCTGGACGCGGACCCCGCCTATCCCCAGGCCGAGGAGCGCTACCTGAGCCTGCGCACCCGCCAACTCGGCCACAAGAACCAGGCCCCGGCCAAGCCATGA
- a CDS encoding (deoxy)nucleoside triphosphate pyrophosphohydrolase, with protein MSQAPLEVTCAVVLRGGRVLLAQRRENGLWELPGGKAEPGESLPACLARELVEELGVAASVGPLLASQEGLTPDGRPLMLHAFACRLNGGEPQALEHRALAWNAPEAALGLALCPTDRVLLQRLKTTGALDNSGVRW; from the coding sequence ATGAGCCAGGCCCCGCTGGAGGTTACCTGCGCGGTGGTCCTGCGCGGGGGCCGGGTGCTTTTGGCCCAGCGCCGCGAAAACGGCCTGTGGGAGCTGCCCGGCGGCAAGGCCGAGCCCGGCGAGAGCCTGCCCGCCTGCCTGGCCCGGGAGCTGGTCGAGGAGCTGGGCGTGGCCGCCTCGGTGGGCCCCTTGCTGGCCAGCCAGGAGGGTCTGACCCCGGATGGCCGGCCCCTCATGCTGCACGCCTTCGCCTGCCGCCTGAACGGCGGCGAGCCCCAGGCCCTGGAGCACCGCGCCCTGGCATGGAACGCACCGGAGGCGGCCCTTGGGCTCGCCCTGTGCCCCACGGACCGCGTTTTACTCCAGAGGCTCAAAACCACCGGAGCCCTTGACAATTCCGGGGTGCGGTGGTAG
- the rpsF gene encoding 30S ribosomal protein S6, with protein sequence MRHYETIFIVHPELSEEDTAAAVDKFRGILEDGGGFLVKEDHWGRRRLAYTVKKQNKGYFVLFEYGADAPAVAEMERNFKIDEQVIRYLTVKLYDSFDEEAMAKAKAEAEAAKAEAEAAKAAKAASGETEEDKDQDDQPRADQRDDEDDES encoded by the coding sequence ATGCGACATTATGAGACGATCTTTATTGTCCATCCGGAGCTGTCCGAGGAGGACACCGCCGCGGCGGTGGACAAGTTCCGCGGCATTCTGGAGGACGGAGGCGGCTTCCTGGTCAAGGAAGACCACTGGGGACGCCGCCGCCTGGCCTATACGGTCAAGAAGCAGAACAAGGGCTATTTCGTGCTGTTCGAGTACGGGGCCGATGCCCCGGCGGTCGCCGAGATGGAGCGTAACTTCAAGATCGACGAGCAGGTGATCCGCTACCTCACCGTCAAGCTTTACGACTCCTTCGACGAAGAGGCCATGGCCAAGGCCAAGGCCGAAGCCGAAGCGGCCAAGGCGGAAGCCGAAGCGGCCAAGGCCGCCAAGGCAGCCTCCGGCGAGACCGAAGAGGACAAGGACCAGGACGATCAGCCCCGTGCCGATCAACGCGACGACGAAGACGACGAGAGCTAG
- the rpsR gene encoding 30S ribosomal protein S18, translated as MITLKRRRYGRRKVCRFCADSSLQIDYKEPRTLRYYTTERGKIIPRRISGCCAKHQRELTLAIKRARHIALLPFSAQGSN; from the coding sequence ATGATTACGCTCAAGAGAAGGAGATACGGACGCCGCAAGGTTTGCCGCTTCTGCGCCGACTCCAGCTTGCAGATCGACTACAAGGAGCCCCGCACCCTGCGCTACTACACCACCGAACGGGGCAAGATCATCCCCCGGCGCATCAGCGGTTGCTGCGCCAAGCACCAGCGCGAGCTGACCCTGGCCATCAAGCGGGCCCGCCACATCGCGTTGCTGCCTTTCTCGGCCCAGGGATCCAACTAG
- a CDS encoding YybS family protein, whose amino-acid sequence MNRARPVDWLPPLAAAAGAVALFAVPWFLPLAGSVITFASPLPLLLAYRLKGAWAGRRALLMAALITFLLLQVAAPPGGGYYLLYFLAMAAGLGELPNLGLTEKWGIGGGAAGGMLAVLALLAVASMISGMGPWEMWRAQWRLEMSSVLQIYRGMDLSPEVLGQIESGLRLAERIVLHLAPGILATVSLMVAWLNMLGARRLASRWGGLGPVEDLTLFRAPEPLVWVFIAGGGLMALGSGWLFWAGANLVLLMGSLYFLQGMAVVDYWLRAKNAPVLLRWALYLLVVLEFYLAALLAAVGLFDIWLNLRRRGNSQSSESEE is encoded by the coding sequence ATGAACCGAGCCCGCCCCGTGGATTGGCTGCCGCCCCTGGCGGCGGCGGCCGGCGCGGTGGCCCTGTTCGCCGTGCCCTGGTTCCTGCCCCTGGCCGGGTCGGTGATCACCTTCGCCTCGCCCCTGCCCCTGCTTCTGGCCTATCGGCTCAAGGGGGCCTGGGCGGGCCGCAGGGCGCTGTTGATGGCCGCGCTGATCACCTTCCTGCTCTTGCAGGTGGCCGCGCCGCCGGGAGGCGGCTACTACCTGCTCTACTTCTTGGCCATGGCCGCCGGGCTGGGCGAGTTGCCCAACCTGGGTCTCACCGAGAAGTGGGGGATCGGCGGGGGAGCCGCCGGCGGAATGCTGGCGGTGTTGGCCCTGCTGGCCGTGGCCTCGATGATCAGCGGCATGGGGCCTTGGGAGATGTGGCGCGCCCAGTGGCGCCTGGAGATGTCCTCGGTGCTCCAGATATACCGGGGCATGGACTTGTCACCCGAGGTCCTCGGGCAGATCGAGAGCGGCTTGCGCCTGGCCGAGCGCATCGTGCTTCACCTGGCGCCGGGCATCCTGGCCACGGTGTCGCTTATGGTGGCCTGGCTCAACATGCTGGGCGCCCGCCGTCTGGCCTCCCGCTGGGGGGGCCTGGGCCCGGTCGAAGACCTGACCCTGTTCCGCGCCCCCGAGCCCCTGGTGTGGGTGTTCATCGCGGGCGGGGGACTGATGGCCCTGGGTTCCGGCTGGCTCTTTTGGGCCGGGGCCAACTTGGTCTTGCTGATGGGCTCGCTGTACTTTCTGCAGGGCATGGCCGTGGTCGACTACTGGCTGCGGGCCAAAAACGCTCCGGTCCTGCTCCGATGGGCCCTGTACCTGCTGGTGGTCCTGGAGTTTTACCTGGCCGCGTTGCTGGCGGCGGTGGGCCTGTTCGATATATGGTTAAATCTAAGGCGGCGGGGCAACAGCCAGTCGTCTGAGTCGGAGGAATAG
- the rplI gene encoding 50S ribosomal protein L9, which yields MKVILTQEVLGLGDPGEVVQVKNGYGRNYLIPQGLALMATNKNIKALDAERQRIEAAAARLAEKVKGDADKLAGIKVEILARSGEGGKLYGSVTNMQIAAALADLGHEIDRRRIIMEEGPIKALGTYTLPVKLHPQVVVDIEVAVLPESGDEPAEAAPAQAEPVEAEAVEAEAAEEPEAAEDKVQSAVEETLEAAEKVLAKAAENFNRD from the coding sequence ATGAAAGTTATCCTCACCCAGGAAGTCCTGGGCCTGGGCGACCCCGGCGAGGTGGTGCAGGTGAAAAACGGCTACGGCCGCAATTACCTCATCCCCCAGGGTCTGGCCTTGATGGCCACCAACAAGAACATCAAGGCCCTGGATGCCGAGCGTCAGCGCATCGAGGCCGCCGCCGCCCGCCTGGCCGAGAAGGTCAAGGGCGATGCCGACAAGCTGGCCGGCATCAAGGTGGAGATCCTCGCCCGTTCCGGCGAGGGCGGCAAGCTCTACGGCTCGGTGACCAACATGCAGATCGCCGCGGCTCTGGCCGATCTGGGCCATGAGATCGACCGCCGCCGCATCATCATGGAGGAAGGGCCCATCAAGGCCCTGGGCACCTACACCCTGCCGGTGAAGCTGCATCCCCAGGTGGTAGTGGACATCGAGGTGGCGGTGCTGCCCGAGAGCGGCGACGAGCCCGCCGAGGCCGCGCCCGCCCAGGCCGAGCCTGTGGAGGCCGAGGCTGTGGAGGCCGAGGCCGCCGAGGAGCCCGAGGCTGCCGAGGACAAGGTGCAGTCCGCGGTGGAGGAGACCCTGGAAGCGGCCGAGAAGGTCCTGGCCAAGGCGGCCGAGAACTTCAACCGCGACTAG
- the dnaB gene encoding replicative DNA helicase, with amino-acid sequence MSESGAPSRRVPPQDIAAERGVLGGVLVHGSDILAGIASTLKPDDFYDRRHGQIYAAMLALYDKNQPVDEITVTSRLSDEARLDAVGGAAYLAELGDILLGPAHVDHYASLVKDKALLRGFIAAAHKAVEEAHAHQAEPEIALEGAERAIFAATQERLSQQVSHIGDVVISSMKVIEERFASQGQVSGVPTGFKKLDQLTTGLQNGDLIIIAGRPSMGKTAFALNIASNAALDHGVVVAIFSLEMSKEQLGMRLLASEARVSGSKIRSGFLTHNQDFPALTQAADKLHGAPIYIDDTPALSVLDLRAKARRLKLEHGLGLILVDYLQLMRGRAGSDSREQEISSISRSLKALAKELSVPVVALSQLNRKVEERPGGDKRPMLSDLRESGAIEQDADVIAFIYRKKVYKKRDDPEEEDDHVAEIIIGKQRNGPTDTVRLAFLDDLTRFENLTFDPSLEE; translated from the coding sequence GTGAGCGAATCCGGCGCTCCCAGCCGCCGCGTACCCCCCCAGGACATCGCCGCCGAGCGCGGGGTGCTGGGCGGCGTATTGGTGCACGGCAGCGATATATTGGCCGGAATCGCCTCCACCCTCAAGCCCGACGATTTCTACGACCGCCGCCACGGCCAGATCTACGCGGCCATGCTGGCCCTGTACGACAAGAACCAGCCGGTGGACGAGATCACCGTCACCTCGCGCCTGTCCGACGAGGCCCGCCTGGACGCGGTGGGCGGCGCGGCCTATCTGGCCGAGCTGGGCGACATCCTCCTGGGCCCGGCTCACGTGGATCACTACGCCTCCCTGGTCAAGGACAAGGCCCTTCTCAGGGGCTTCATCGCCGCGGCCCACAAGGCGGTCGAGGAAGCTCATGCCCACCAGGCCGAGCCCGAGATCGCCCTGGAAGGGGCGGAGCGGGCTATCTTCGCGGCCACCCAGGAGCGCCTGAGCCAGCAGGTGAGCCACATCGGCGACGTGGTGATCTCCTCCATGAAGGTGATCGAGGAGCGCTTCGCCTCCCAGGGCCAGGTCTCGGGGGTTCCCACCGGCTTCAAGAAGCTGGACCAGCTCACCACCGGCCTGCAAAACGGCGACCTGATCATCATCGCGGGGCGGCCCTCCATGGGCAAGACCGCCTTTGCCCTGAACATCGCCTCCAACGCAGCCTTGGACCACGGGGTGGTGGTGGCCATCTTCAGCCTGGAGATGAGCAAGGAGCAGCTGGGCATGCGCCTGCTGGCCTCCGAGGCCCGGGTGTCCGGCTCCAAGATCCGCTCCGGCTTCCTTACCCACAACCAGGACTTCCCGGCGCTGACCCAGGCGGCGGACAAGCTGCACGGCGCGCCCATCTACATCGACGACACCCCGGCCCTTTCGGTATTGGACCTCCGGGCCAAGGCGCGGCGGCTCAAGCTGGAGCACGGCTTGGGGCTGATCCTGGTGGACTACCTCCAGCTCATGCGCGGCCGGGCGGGCAGCGACAGCCGGGAGCAGGAGATCAGCAGCATCTCGCGCTCCTTGAAGGCCCTGGCCAAGGAGCTTTCGGTGCCGGTGGTGGCGCTCAGCCAGCTCAACCGCAAGGTGGAGGAGCGGCCCGGCGGCGACAAGCGCCCCATGCTCAGCGACCTCAGGGAATCCGGGGCCATCGAGCAGGACGCGGACGTCATCGCCTTCATCTACCGCAAGAAGGTCTACAAGAAGCGCGACGACCCGGAAGAGGAAGACGACCACGTGGCCGAAATCATCATCGGCAAGCAGCGCAACGGCCCCACCGACACGGTGCGCCTGGCGTTCTTGGACGACCTCACCCGGTTCGAGAACCTCACCTTCGACCCCTCCCTGGAGGAGTAG